The following are encoded in a window of Bos indicus isolate NIAB-ARS_2022 breed Sahiwal x Tharparkar chromosome 7, NIAB-ARS_B.indTharparkar_mat_pri_1.0, whole genome shotgun sequence genomic DNA:
- the LOC109562123 gene encoding protocadherin beta-4, whose product METLERIQPNRQVTTFILMVILSQANPAPIRYSVLEETESGSFIAHLTKDLGLEIGELKARSARVVCDDDKQRLLLDHQTGDLLLREKLDREDICGSDEPCVLHFQVFLETPVQFFEGELLIQDINDHSPVFPNREMLLKIPENSQPGTVFPLKLAQDLDVGSNGLQKYTINANSHFHVLTRNHSDGKKYPDLVQDKVLDREEQSEFSLTLMALDGGSPPRSGTSMVRILIMDVNDNAPEFVHTPYEVQVLENSPLDSLILTVLARDVDAGNFGTVAYSLFQASEEIKQTFSINEVTGEIRLTKKLDFEQIKSYHVETEATDGGGLSGKGTVVIEVVDVNDNAPELTISSLISSIPENAPETVVSIFRIRDRDSGDNGKMICSIPDNLPFILKPTFKNFYTLVTDSPLDRESQAEYIITITVTDMGTPRLKTEHNITVLVSDVNDNAPAFTQTSYTLWVRENNSPALHIGSVSATDTDAGANAQVTYSLLPPPDPLVPLASLVSINPDNGHLFALTSLDYEALRAFEFHVGATDRGSPALSSQALVRVLVADANDNAPFVLYPLQNASAPCTELVPRAAEPGYLVTKVVAVDGDAGQNAWLSYQLLKATEPGLFGVWAHNGEVRTARLLSERDAPKQRLVVLVKDNGEPQLSASVTLHVLLVDGFSQPYLPAPEAEAAAAAPADPLTVYLVVALASVSSLFLFSVLVFVAVRLCRRGGAASAGRCPVAEGHFPGHLVDVSGTGTLSKSYQYEVCLTGDHRTELFLEASLSS is encoded by the coding sequence ATGGAGACGCTAGAGAGAATTCAACCCAACAGGCAAGTGACAACCTTTATTCTGATGGTAATCTTGTCTCAGGCTAACCCTGCGCCTATTCGTTATTCTGTTCTGGAAGAAACAGAGAGCGGCTCCTTTATAGCCCATTTAACCAAGGACCTGGGCCTGGAAATTGGGGAGCTGAAGGCACGGTCGGCTCGGGTGGTTTGTGACGATGACAAGCAGCGCTTGCTGCTGGATCATCAGACTGGAGATTTGCTTTTGAGGGAGAAACTAGACCGGGAAGACATATGTGGCTCCGATGAACCCTGTGTGCTGCATTTCCAAGTGTTCCTGGAAACTCCAGTGCAATTTTTTGAAGGAGAATTATTAATACAGGACATAAATGACCACTCCCCAGTATTCCCAAATAGGgaaatgcttttgaaaatacCGGAAAACAGCCAGCCAGGGACTGTATTTCCGTTGAAATTAGCTCAGGATTTGGACGTGGGTAGCAACGGTCTTCAAAAATACACCATCAACGCCAATTCTCATTTTCACGTTCTCACTCGAAATCATAGTGATGGCAAGAAATATCCAGATTTGGTGCAGGACAAAGTGCTGGATCGAGAGGAGCAGTCAGAGTTCAGCTTAACCCTAATGGCGCTGGATGGTGGGTCTCCACCTAGGTCCGGCACCAGCATGGTGCGAATCCTGATCATGGACGTCAATGACAATGCTCCCGAGTTTGTGCACACTCCATATGAGGTGCAGGTTTTGGAAAACAGCCCTCTAGACTCCCTAATACTTACAGTTTTAGCTAGGGATGTAGATGCTGGAAACTTTGGGACTGTTGCCTATAGCTTGTTCCAAGCCTCAGAGGAAATTAAACAAACTTTCTCAATAAATGAAGTCACAGGAGAAATCCGACTGACAAAGAAATTGGATTTTGAACAAATCAAATCTTACCACGTGGAAACTGAGGCTACAGATGGAGGAGGCCTTTCCGGGAAAGGCACTGTAGTAATAGAGGTGGTAGATGTGAATGACAATGCCCCTGAACTTACCATATCTTCACTCATCAGCTCCATCCCAGAAAATGCCCCGGAGACCGTGGTCTCTATCTTCCGAATTCGAGATAGAGACTCCGGAGACAATGGAAAGATGATTTGCTCCATTCCAGACAATCTGCCATTCATTTTAAAACCGACTTTCAAGAATTTCTACACCCTGGTAACTGACAGCCCTCTTGACAGAGAAAGTCAAGCCGAGTACATTATCACTATCACGGTCACTGACATGGGAACCCCAAGACTGAAAACCGAGCACAACATAACCGTGCTGGTGTCCGACGTCAACGACAACGCCCCCGCCTTCACCCAGACCTCCTACACCCTGTGGGTCCGCGAGAACAACAGCCCCGCCCTGCACATCGGCAGCGTCAGCGCCACAGACACAGACGCGGGCGCTAACGCCCAGGTCACCTACTCGCTGCTGCCGCCCCCCGACCCGCTCGTGCCCCTCGCCTCCCTCGTGTCCATCAACCCCGACAACGGCCACCTCTTCGCCCTCACGTCCCTGGACTACGAGGCCCTAAGAGCCTTCGAGTTCCACGTGGGCGCCACCGACCGCGGCTCGCCCGCGCTCAGCAGCCAGGCGCTGGTGCGCGTGCTCGTGGCGGACGCCAACGACAACGCGCCCTTCGTGCTCTACCCGCTGCAGAACGCCTCGGCGCCCTGCACCGAGCTGGTGCCCAGGGCGGCCGAGCCGGGCTACCTGGTGACCAAGGTGGTGGCGGTGGACGGCGACGCGGGCCAGAACGCCTGGCTGTCGTACCAGCTGCTCAAGGCCACGGAGCCCGGGCTGTTCGGCGTGTGGGCGCACAACGGCGAGGTGCGCACGGCGCGGCTGCTGAGCGAGCGCGACGCACCCAAGCAGCGGCTGGTGGTGCTGGTCAAGGACAACGGCGAGCCGCAGCTGTCGGCCAGCGTCACGCTGCACGTGCTGCTGGTGGACGGCTTCTCGCAGCCCTACCTGCCGGCCCCGGAAGCGGAAGCGGCGGCCGCGGCGCCGGCCGACCCGCTCACCGTCTACCTGGTGGTGGCCTTGGCGTCGGTGTCGTCGCTCTTCCTCTTCTCGGTGCTGGTGTTCGTGGCGGTGCGGCTGTGCAGGAGGGGCGGGGCGGCCTCGGCGGGTCGCTGCCCGGTGGCCGAGGGCCACTTCCCGGGCCACCTGGTGGACGTCAGCGGCACGGGGACCCTGTCCAAGAGCTACCAGTACGAGGTGTGTCTGACGGGAGACCACAGAACTG